Within Plasmodium vinckei vinckei genome assembly, chromosome: PVVCY_12, the genomic segment tatatatatttaaaacaaaaaagtaACAAATATGGACTTGTAAAAATAGCCAATCTGTTTaaaaatactaaaaaaaaatagaaatagCCACAATACACGTATAATATGTAGAGTATCGAATATGCGGAATTtcatattgtatatatgttaGTAGCATTCCTCAATTGAGGAAAGAAAgctcaaaatatatacaatggTTTATCATTATCGTCTATAACGTTTCTtcttaaaattaaaatatagttGTAGGATTCCTCTGCTAAAAACATTTCGAAATCCTCTATGTTTATCGTAAGACCATTCtgaattaataattttaaatgcaATATCTATATATGGAGGGCCACCATgaaaaacaattaaaaCAGTTCCTTCTTCGTCACAAGGGCATATTTTCCATGAAGGTTTTTGATttgaatttaataaatttgtataaaatatattaaatttatatccacatatatattttggtGGTGTGTTTTCATAATCATAATgagttttattatatttattccaATCAAAAGATGTTTTTAttctattaaaatataacgGTTTTCGTGATatcattaaattattttttaataaacttgttatagtattattaatatgagTATTGCTTTTGTAAGTTACATcctttaatattattccatctttatttcctttttgtctttctttttgaacaaaatgatcataaatttgtttttctttagtaaacaatttatttatcatattaaaatgattatcattaatttcattatctttttctagagtatcacttttttttattttttcatatttaatatggCTATCTTCCCTTTcgtcttcttcttcttcttctatATTACtatctataatatttttttgcaatCTTAGGAAAATACTTTCATTAATTTCTTTCCTTTCTTCTAATTCTTCATGTGGTAAATATACATGAACATCTTCATCATCTTCAAAAGTTTCAAAAGGTAGCAATTCGATACTTTTGCATTcaaaaatgattttttcactatcatcaatttctcttttttccTGGTTTGTTCTTATATTTTGGCTTATCCTAAAGAAGaggtaaaaaaaagagagaAATTATTGAATACACACACAGCAAtcgttatttttttttttttttttcattttagctagctatataaaattttatttggcTAGCTAAAAATGCACACACACGaaattgatatatttgtaataaaaaatataagtgtAAAACAGAGccttaaattaaaattaatgaaaatttaatttcaattatttttaagaaCAACTGTACTATTATTGATATAGCAATATTTtagtttattatattctttagAATGTGAATATAACAAGTGAATTAATTGCagacatatataaacattatCAACAGCTTGATATAAACatacctttttttttcaaagtGCCCACTGGtaatgttaatttttttgagtAATTTGTTCCTAAAATCATCAAGAACATATTTggctttaaaaaaaggaatctttaacaaaatattgttCCAAAAAATTGAATCGAAATTTTCAGtatcatttataattattttattttttattttatgctcatatgttattaattcatcataatctttatttttaaaaaattcttcaatttttttatttgttttttcatctAGCTCTTTAGTTTTATAAGCCTCATCATCACTAtcattaaatttgtttaaataatattcacaaaaaaaataaagagaaTTCCAGTAATTATGatatttcttttcattAAAGAGCCTATCATGTGATATAAGtagttttatttgtttggtGCAATTTTCTAAATCACGCTCGTTCAGgtctataaaaaaaaaaaaataaaaaataaattatatcacAATTTgagaatatatatgtttccTATAtaggaaaataaataaactttatttattcgttcatttatttgctcattttcattttcatttaaatacCTTCTAGCATGTAATAAAATGGagttaaataattttccaaGTGTACATTTTGAACTGATTCTCCACTTTCAATTTTAGTTGCAATTCTAAATATGTCTACTATTTGTATATGATTATGAGCTATCCTATCATCTGATGATTGTATTTGttgatttataaaaaataattcttcttgttcaatatattctttaatattaatttggtTTCTTTGTTTTTCTAATTGAAGTTTATAATCTTCAAACATAGCTCTTTCTTTATCTCTTTCCtctcttcttttttttacttgCTCTATTTCACTAATTTTTGATAAAGAATTTTGAAGTAAACTATTAGTTGTtacttttgttttattaccatgctttattttttcatatttattttttaatttccaAACAAATGGAGTAGATAATGTATTATCACCAAATGGATTACATTCATCagtataattaaaatggtgtttcattaaattctctctttctttttttagatCTTTTACTGTAATAGTTTTTTGATCTCTatctttctttttatctttatcttttttttttttttttttatgtttttcttttcgTCTTTCCCTTTCTTCATCACTTGATGTGTCTATTCTAtgcttctttttttctttcttttctttttctcttttttttttgtgtttttttctcaCCATTTCATCATCACTGCTACTTGTTCTGCTTCCAGATGAACTCTCATCATTACTTGATGTACTTTTTCCACGTCTTCGTCTTGACTTTTTATGTGAATGTTTATAACTTTCACTTGATTTGGAGTCTAAAGAGGTACTACTTCTACTTCGGCTGGTGCTATACCGTCGCTCCCTATGTCTATGCTTATGtgttttttcatcattcctcttgttatatttacttttttctGGAGATGATGATCTACTCGATGAAAAACTTTTATCAGAACTTCGATCTGATGATAGACTTCCCATCATGTTAACTCtttacaaattaaaatttttttttttttttttcaccccttttttacatatttatgaatataaaaataatggggtagccatattaataattatggacatatttattaaccCTGAAATTGTTATggtcatatttttattagaaTTGAAATAATGTATgtcataataaaattgtgtatggagttaaaaataaagaatattataGTATGCCACAAGAATATAtgtgaatataaaataacataaaaaaattacgagattatgtattttttgtttctaCATGGGGGAATATAAACAAGTATTATGACAAGCATCCAGCAAAATATCACCctcaataatatatatatttttttttttcatattttattgtaatataatttttaaaagttataatatatttttatatgatggtgaaaaaaaatattacaacaATTAAAGAGGGatacatacataatattaataattttatacgTGCgaaattttgaatttttttatctttggTTTGtgcataataattttatgtatttttgaGTAGCAGCAAAATTGCtacatataaaatggtATATACTActccatttttttacatatataaaatgcttacatatttttttgccaCGCCTTAgctttatttgttttacatatataattttttattcctggaaaaattaatatatttttttaaccaGCAATGGAATGGGCTTAGCATAATATTGCACTTGTAATGCTTATCAGTTttgccatttttttaatagcaAATACTAGCTATACCTTTAAAGGCTAGCTCTCACTTTAAGCACCATTTTTAAGGAATACTGATGGGGGCATAcccatatatatgtaatatatatatacatttttatttgcatttttgGGCTAGCTATATAGCGAAAAATTAGCTAAGTATACACAAACAAAATCGGAACGACATTTTTTTCGCCCCATAATTTTCATACCTCTTGTGTGATTATAAAACTATAAATTtagtattaaaatatatattttttttttctttcttttttttttttttttactattgaTCCTTCCATTTTTATGGTTGAACCTccaatgatgaaaaaaaaacaaaaaaactAAATAAAAGTTTGTAGAAAACCAAAGGTCATTTCTTTTAccttgttattatttttgttgaCCCTGAGGAGGCaaatctttatatatttcaaaattaaaaaaaaataaaatgttggATTTTTTCCACATCCCTTATACaattacatataaaatggaaggaaaataaacaagaacaaaaatatatttaacaaatttaaaatattttgaaaatatacaatccttttaaaggaaataatctattttttttaaaacaattttttt encodes:
- a CDS encoding cactin homolog, putative, whose amino-acid sequence is MMGSLSSDRSSDKSFSSSRSSSPEKSKYNKRNDEKTHKHRHRERRYSTSRSRSSTSLDSKSSESYKHSHKKSRRRRGKSTSSNDESSSGSRTSSSDDEMVRKKHKKKREKEKKEKKKHRIDTSSDEERERRKEKHKKKKKKDKDKKKDRDQKTITVKDLKKERENLMKHHFNYTDECNPFGDNTLSTPFVWKLKNKYEKIKHGNKTKVTTNSLLQNSLSKISEIEQVKKRREERDKERAMFEDYKLQLEKQRNQINIKEYIEQEELFFINQQIQSSDDRIAHNHIQIVDIFRIATKIESGESVQNVHLENYLTPFYYMLEDLNERDLENCTKQIKLLISHDRLFNEKKYHNYWNSLYFFCEYYLNKFNDSDDEAYKTKELDEKTNKKIEEFFKNKDYDELITYEHKIKNKIIINDTENFDSIFWNNILLKIPFFKAKYVLDDFRNKLLKKINITSGHFEKKRISQNIRTNQEKREIDDSEKIIFECKSIELLPFETFEDDEDVHVYLPHEELEERKEINESIFLRLQKNIIDSNIEEEEEDEREDSHIKYEKIKKSDTLEKDNEINDNHFNMINKLFTKEKQIYDHFVQKERQKGNKDGIILKDVTYKSNTHINNTITSLLKNNLMISRKPLYFNRIKTSFDWNKYNKTHYDYENTPPKYICGYKFNIFYTNLLNSNQKPSWKICPCDEEGTVLIVFHGGPPYIDIAFKIINSEWSYDKHRGFRNVFSRGILQLYFNFKKKRYRR